Within Synechococcus sp. NB0720_010, the genomic segment CGACTGCAGTCTCAATCTCCACACAGTTGCCATCAATGCGAATGTTTCTCCAGGTATTCGAAAACTGCTTGGTAGTGGGCTGTCGTCCAGGACTTGCGACCTTGCATCGCTTCTGCAAATTCGGTCGCCTCGATCTGCCGCTCACGCTCGCGTCTTGATCGTTCGTCCAGTTTTCGCCAGGTTGACTCTCTCATCAGATCTTGGCCGCGGCGGGTTGGATTGGATCCACCGACGATGTCCTCCGCTTCAGCAAACTCCCCTTCCTTGAGCGCAGCGGCCATGCCCAGCACCACTGCATCAGCCCTCAGCGCAACCGTTGCAGCGAAACCCTGCCCTCACACCTGGCTCACTGATCACTGGGAGCTTGCGTTTCCAAGAGCAGACTCTTCTATCTGCAACGGTTGTTTCTTGGTTGCGACGGGGCACCCCCAAGTCGTTTTGGAGCGCTGCTGGAAGGGTTGATCCAGCTGGATCAGTTCATAGGACCAGTGACAACTCAGGGCGGCCAAGAGGCTTTGGCGATCTCCAAAGATCCGGAGCATGGTGGTTGTGTCGCTCCGCCAAGGCTGGCCCCAGCTGAGGACGGTGCTGCGGCAAAGGATGCGACGGGGTGCGCCAAAAAGCACAGCCGGCGGTAGCGGACGGCGGCCTGATTGCGTCAACCTGGGGAGACCTTGCTCGATCCCAGCCATGCACCGTCGCGCGCTGCTGCTGCTCATGGCTGGAGCGGCCACGGCCACCGTTGCTGCTGGACACAGTTGGGCCCAGGTGGCGAGTCCACCTCCCCTGAGCACCACCCGCTTTTTAGCGGTGGGCGATGTGGGCAGCGGCAACGTCCATCAGCGGGCCGTTGGGACCCAAATGGCGGCGGTGCATCGCCGGAAGCCCGTGGACTTGGTGCTGCTGGCTGGGGACAACATCTACCCCTCAGGAGACATTCGCAAGGTTCAGTCGACGTTCCTTGGTCCCTACGCCGAGTTGCTGGCCGCCAAGGTCCCCTTCCACGCAGTCCTGGGCAACCACGACATCCGCACGGCCAACGGCGATCCCCAGGTGGCCTACAAGCCCTATGGCATGAAGGGGCGCTTCTACAGCGTCCGCCGCGGCGAGGTCGAATTTTTCATGCTGGACACCAACGGCAATGCGCCCTGGACGTCCCAGTTGTCCTGGCTGCGCTCCGCCTTGGCCAAGAGCCAGGCCCCCTGGAAAGTGGTGGTGGGCCATCACCCGATCTACTCCTCCGGTCTCTACGGCAACAACCCCGGCCTACGGGGCAAGTTGAGCTCCTTGATGCAGCGCCATGGGGTGCAGCTCTACATCAATGGCCATGAACACCACTACGAGCGCAGCAAGCCGATCGACGGCATCACCTACCTGATCGTTGGAGGCGGAGGGGCCTATCTCCGCCCCGTGATCGCCAAGCCCCAATCGGCGAAGGCCGTGAGCGTTTACAGCTTTGCGGAACTGGAGGCTGGGCCCAACAGCCTGACCGTGCGGGCTTGGGACCGTGACGGAAAGCTGATCGATCAGGGCGTCGTCGCTCGCCGCTAGCGCTGCTCCAGTCGATCCAGGCTCGGGATCAAGGCGGCGGCGGCGATCAGGCCCATGCTCAAGATCAGCAGGGCTGGGATCAGGGCCGCCCCGACTCGCTCATCGCTGGCGTACTGATAGACGCGAACGGCCAGGGTGTCGAAGTCAAAGGGCCTGAGCGCAAAGGTCAGCGGCAGTTCCTTCACCGTGTCGACAAAGACCAGCAGGCTCCCCATCAGCAGCGGTCCCCGCAGCAGGGGGAGATGGATGCGCTGCAGCACGCCCCCCCAGCTCTGGCCCAGGGAGGTGGCGGCCTCATCGATGCTCGGGGGAATGCGCTCCAGGGCCGCGTCGAGGCCGCCTTTGGAGACCGCTAGGAAGCGATCGACGTAGCCCCAGACCAGCAGCAGCAGAGGGGCCAGGGCCAAGGGGCCACCAATCAGCATCAGGGCGAGGGCCAGAACGGTGCCCGGAATGGCGTAGCCCAGGCCAGCGGCAAAGCTCAGGCGCCGAATGCCGGCATTGGGAATCCAGCGTTTGGCAATGGAGAGCACCAGGCTGACGACCACCGTCAGGACGGCGGCCACCAGGGCCAGGCCAAAGGAACGGAGACCCAGCTCGAGCAGTTCCGCGCTGTCTTCGCTCTGGAGCTGGTCCCAACTCAGCAGGGCCCAAACCAAGGGCAGGCCAAGGCTCAGCAGGGGAGGGGCCAGGCAAAACAATTGACTGAGCCAGCGCTGATGCCCCTGAAGCCGCCAGCGCTGTTCGGGCTCGCCGCCGCCGCTGATGGTCCAGCAGCGGCTACGGCGCCGCAGGGTGCGCTCCGCTCCGACCAGGAGGCCCACGATCACCAGGGCCATCAGGGCCAGAGCGACAGCGGCTTGGGGATCCCCCTCTTGCTGCCAGCGCATCAGGATCCCGGAGGAGAGGGTCGGGACCCCGAGCAGTTGCACCGCTCCCAGCTCGTTCACCACCTCCATGCCCGTGAGCGCCACCCCGGCTCCAATCGAGGGCAGGGCCATGGGCAGGGCCACGCGCCAAAAGCTGCCCCAGGGGCCGACTCCGAGGCTGCGGCAGGCCTCTAGCTGCCGTTTGCCGCTCACCGAGAAGCTCTCGGTCGAGAGCAGGAAGACATAGCTGTAGGTGCTCAGCACCATCACCGCCAGGGTGGGGTTGAAGCCATGGATGCGCTGGCCAAATCGACTGCCCAGGTCGATCAAGGTGGCCGCCAGCAGATAGCTCGGCGTGGCCAGGGGCAGCAGCTGCGCCACCCGCAACCAGCGGCGCCCGGGGAAGTCACAGCGGGCCGTCAGCCAGCCCGTTCCGGTGCCTAGTGCGGCGGCCAGCCCCCCGACCAGGAGCACCAGGGCCAGGGTGTTGCGCACCTGAACCGGGCCTTCATCACCCAGGCCCCAACTCTCGATGCCGCCGCCGCTGAGGGCAAACCAGGCCAGGCCGAGGACCGGGGCGAGGGCCGCTGCGCAAATCAGCAGGACTCCGGCGCCCAGCAGGCTTCGCTGTGGCAGTTGTCCCCGTGCCAATGCTTTGCCTGAGGCTGCGGCGCAAAGCCTACGGGGAAGGGATGTGATGAATGTCACAGATGCGGGTGGCCAATGATCAACCCCGCGGCAGAGGGGATCGGGCCTGGGCATAGTTCCGCCAGTGCTCTTTGATTCGGTCTTGGCGTTTCAGCGTCTTCGTTCCTTCATCGCACCTGAGCGCCTGGCAGCGGCTGCTCTGCTCGGCGTCACCGCCGGTGCGGCTGTCCTGACCTCCCTGGCGAAGGCCAACAGTCAGGAAATTGGCGTCTATTCGGGCCGCCACTACAACACCGACAAGGCGCTCTACAAGCAATTCACCCAGAAGACGGGGATCAAGGTCCGCTTGCTTGAGGCGAAGGATGACGCCTTGATCGAGCGGATTAAACGCGAAGGATCCAACAGCCCAGCCGATGTTCTGGTGTTGGCCGATGCGGCGCGCCTGGACAAGGCTGCAGGCGCGGGTCTGTTTCGCCCCAGTCGCTCGGTCTCGCTCAGCCGCGACGTGCCTGCGAACCTGCGGGACTCCAAGGGGCTCTGGTTTGGCCTGACGCGTCGGGTTCGCGTGGTGGTGGTGAACCCCAAGGCGGTGAACCCGGGCAGCATCCGCACCTACGCCGACCTGGCCAATCCGGCCTTGAAAGGCAAGCTGTGCCTGCGCAATCGCAAGAGCGTCTACAACCAATCGCTGGTCGCTGACCAGATGATCCTGCGCGGCGATCAACAGGCTGCGGCATGGGTGAAGGCCATGACCGCCAACGTCACGCAGCCCTACTTCAGTTCCGATACCCCCCTGATTCGCGCCGTCGCCAATGGCCAGTGCGGCGTTGGTCTGGTCAACTCCTATTACGTCGCCCGGATGCTGGCTGGCGGTAACGGCTCCTCCGACCAGAAGCTGGCCGACCGAGTGAAGGTTCTCTTCCCCAATCCCGCCCACGTGAACATCACCGGTGCCGGGGTGGTCAAAACCGCGAAGAACCCCGAGGCGGCGCTGAAGTTGATCGAGTTCTTGGCGTCACCCAGTGGAGGTCGCGGTTATGCGGAAGCCAACAACGAATATCCGCTGCGGGGCTTTGGCAATAACGCGGTGCTCAAGCGCCTGGGCACGTTTAAGGCCGACGGGGTCTCGGCCCAGCAGATGGGTGCCAAGAACAAGGCGGCGGTGGCCTTGATGCAGTCCAGCGGTTGGCGCTGACGCCCTGGCGCAAGAGCGCAAGGACTCGGCCAGCCGCCCTGCGCGGCTGGCTTTTTTGTTGCGCGGCCCGCGCTCCATTTGCAGCTAGGAACTGCTATTGAGAATCGCTTGCAAAAGGCGGGGTTTCTTGTTTATCTTGCGACGCATTCGCAACTAGCCCGTTTTCGGGGGTCATGTCCTTCCGCTTTCTCCCTGACGCCCCTGCCAGTGCCGTGCGGATGCCGGTCGGCCAAACCGTCTTGCTCGATCCTGCTTTGCATGCCGGTGGCAGCTGCATCGAGGTGCTCGAGGGCATGGCTCGCGTCTATTGCCCCTGTGAGGAGACCGAGGGGATGACCCTGGCCTTCCTCCAGCCCGGCGATCAGCTCCGCACCGATCGGCTCTGCAGTGAGGGTGTGTGCGTGGAGGCCTTGACTCCGTTGGTCTTCAGCAGCGATGCCAAGGCTGTGGGGGCTGGCGGCTTTGACCCGGTCAATGAGTGGACCCTGCAGCTGCTGCGCATTCGCCACCTGGGCACGGCTGAGCAGCGGTTGCATGCTCTCTTGAGCCTCTTGGTCCATCGCCTGGGTCGCCGCTGCGGCGATTGGTGCGATCTCCCTTTCCGCCTTACCCATGACCGGATCGGTGAGTTGATCGGTGCGACCCGGGTGACTACCACCCGGATGATCTCGAAGTTCCGTCAGGCCGAGCTGCTGGAGGCGCCATTGGGTGAGGCTGGCTTCCGCCTGGCTCCAGCCCTGGTGGATTCCGCTCCTCTGGCTGGGGGGTTCTGAAATGCAGTGCCCTTGTGAGGCCGGCGTCTCGGTGGATGCCCTGGGCTGTCTCTGCCGGGAGGCGGAAGGGTTGCGGTCGCGTTTGGTTCGCATCGATGCAGACCAGGCGCGCTGTCAAAACCCTGCTCTGTGCCGGCGCTTGCAGCGGGAATCGGAGCAGCTGTTTTTGCGCCTGGCTGAGCTCAGGCGACTGGGCCAGTGGCTGCAGTCCGCGCCCGTGGCGGTTGATCGCTTGACGCTGTCGCTGTTTCAGGAGCTCTGCAGGCGGCCCCTACCCAGTTCTTAGGCGACGGAGGCCGGTGCGCTTTGGCCGGCGGTGAGTTCTCCGTCGATCACCAGCAGGGCGGCTGGGTCGGAATGGGAGAAGCTGATGCGATCCAGCAGATGTGCCGCTTGGTTTTCTGAGTCGATCTGGCTCTGCACGAGGGGATCGAGGAAGACGGTCGTGCGCACATCGCCGCTGCGCTCGGCCATGGCATAGAGCTGATGCAGGGAGGTGGTGACCTCGGCCTCCATTTGGAAGATGCCTTGGAAGACCTCTTCGACGCTGGTCCAGCTCTGGCGCGGTGCTGTGAGGGGTTCCAGCGTGACCGCCTGGCCCCGGGCAATCAGGTAATCCGCGAACAGGCCGGCGTGGTGCTGCTCCTCGCTGGACTCCTGTTTCAAGAAGCTGCTGAAGCCCCGCAGCCCGCGTTCGGCGAACCAGATCGCCAGGGCCCAGTAGGCCGCACTGGCTTGGCGCTCCATGGTCAGGTGCTCCTGCAGCGCCCCGAGGAGATCAGGGGCCATCGGTTGGGCCACGGCCCGCCCGGCGGGGCCGCGGGCGATTGATTGGGTCATGGGGGGCCGTGGGGAGTTGGCCGCAAGCTACGGGCTCAGCTGGTCTGGCGCAAATCAATGCTGACAATCAACTCGCTTGCGCAAAAGAGAATCGATTGCAATAAGATGACTGCATTGCGATCCTGCACGGTTCGACCCTGATGGCCCCATCCATTGGCCCCTCCTCGGATCTGCCTGTCCAGCCTGAGGGCAGGCTCCAGGCCTGCGCCAAAAAGAAGGGTTGCAAGCAGAAGAAGTGCTCGAAGTGGAAAGGCGGGAAGTGTCGTTGCGGCCGGGACTAGCTCCCAGGGCGGATCAGGTCGGCCCGAGGGGATTCGCCCGCCGGCTGCCGTTTCCAGGCCTCTGCGCCGGTCAGGACGGCTGAGGCAATCAGTAATAAGGAGAAGCCCCGCCGTAGATGGCGATCGCTGAGGTGAGGAGCCAGCCATTGGCCGGCCACCGCGCCCGCGGCTCCGCCCGCCAGCAGCGGAATGAGGAGCGGAAGGCTGGCCTGCGGCCAGTGGCCCAGGGCAGCCAAGGCCACCAACCCATTGACGGCGATCAGCAGCAGGCTAGTGCCGCTGGCGAGGGCCATCGGTAGACCGGCCAACAGCACCAGGGCCGGAACGATGGCGAACCCTCCGCCGACGCCGGCGATGCCCGTCAGTAGACCCACCAACAGACCCTGCGGCAGCAGCAGAGCTTCGGACGCCGCGCGGCCGCCTGCCGGGGCTGGACGTAGGAGCAGCCAGGAGGCCAGGACGGCGGCGGCGGCAAAGACGCTGAGTTGAACCGCCTCAGGGATTAGTCCGGCCTTGACCCAGCTCCCGCCGATCCAGCTGCCGGCGAGGGCCGGGAGTCCCAGCAGTAGGGCGGGCCTGGGGGCGAATTGGCCGCGGCGGAGGTAGGGCCCCAGGTTGGCCAGCGCCAGGATCATCACGACGATCAAGGAGAGCGGCACGGCCTCCTTGGTCGGCAGAGCGGCGCCGCTGACCAAGAGAGGCAGCAGCAGGATGGAGCCCCCTGCCCCGAGGACGGAGAGCAGAAAGCCGATCAGGCCGCCCCCCAGTCCCAGCAGGATCAGGCTGATCACAGGGAGACCCGGTTCCAGGGCATGACGGCCAGCAGGCGGGCCATGCCACAGAAGCCGCTGACGCCGGCAAAGGTCAGGCCAGCGCCAACGAACCAGGTCAGCGCAATCCAGCCGGGGGCGACGGTGTTGCTGAGGATCAGGCCCAGCAGCACCAGTGAACCGGCGGCAATTTGCACCTGACGCATCAGGGGCAGGGGTGCGTTTTTGAGTTTGCGCACGGGGAAGCCGGCCCCCTGCCAGGTGGGGAGTCCCCCCTGCAGCTCACTGAGCGGGTGGGGGTGCCCCTGGGCCATGAGTTGCCCGAGGGCGCGGTTGCTGCGGTTGCCGCTTTGGCAGACCAGCACCAGGGGGCCCTGGGGAAGATCCGCCTGCAGCAGGCGGTTGAGCGGCACGTTCAGGCTGCCGGCGATGTGACCGCTGGCGAACTCCATCGGTTCACGCACATCAATCACGCTGATGCGCTTGGCGGCGAGTTGATCGGCCAGGTCGTGGGCGCTGATCGGTTGGGTGTGGGTCATGGGAGTGGGTGGGGTGATTAGTGGTGGATGGAGCCCACGAGTGGGTAGCCCTCATCGCTCCAGCGCAGGAGCCCGCCGCGCAGATTCGCGACGCGATCGAAGCCGGCCTTCAGGAGCTGTTGGGTGGCCAAGGCCGATCGGCTCCCCGCATGGCAGACCACAACGAGGGGACGGTCGCTGGGTAGCTCTGTTTGGCGCTGCTCCAGGTCCTGCAGGGGAATGTGCAGGCTGGTTTCGATCCGGCCATCGGGGCCCTCGACTTCGTCCTCCGAGCGGACATCCAGCACGGTCACCGCGTTGCGATGTTCCGCCAGCCAGCTGGGGGGGAGCTCGGGGAGCCCTGCGAAGCTGCGCTGAACCGGTGCCCAGTGCTGAGCGGGTTGCTCGTCGCGGGGCTGACCCGAGCGCATGTTCCCGGGAAGGGCGATGGCGATCTTGCCCGGGTGGGGCAGCTTCATGTTGGTCATGTGACCCACGAAGTCCCGTTCATCGGCACCACCGCCGAGGCGCGCGTTGAAGGCTTTCTCCTCGGCCACTGAGGTGAGGGTTCGGCCGGTGTAGTCGTGGCCTGGGTAGAGCAGGCAGCTGTTGGGCAGGCTGAAGATCTGCTCGGTGATGGAGCGCCAGAGGGTGTGGGGGTCACCCTGCTGGAAGTCGCAGCGCCCGCAGCCGCGAACCAAGAGGGCGTCGCCGGTGAAGGCGGCGGATTGGTCGTCCAGGACGTAGGTGACACACCCATCGGTATGCCCCGGGGTGCTGCGCACCTGCAGGTGGCGGCTGCCAAAGGCCACGTGGTCCCCGTGCTCGAGGGGCAGGGTGACGTTTTGGGCGCGGGCGGACTGGGCGAGGCCAATGGCGCAGCCGGTGGCTTGCTGCATCAGCCAGCTGCCGGTGACGTGATCCGCGTGGGCGTGGGTATCGAGGCTGGCGACCAGCTGGATTCCCAGCTCGCGAATGAAGGAGAGATCTCGGTCGTGTTGTTCAAACACCGGATCGATGATCACGCCCTCGCCGGAGGTGACATCGGCCAGCAGATAGGTGTAGGTCCCCGTTGTCGCGTCGAAGAGTTGGCGATGCAGCAGGGGTTGCCCACCGGCTGCATCAGAGAGCGCGACCGGGGAGGGCGCGATGGAGGCCATGGACTCCGCTTCAGGCTTGTATGACTATACACGCATAAAGCCTTTGTGATCACGCGCCCTGTTTTCGGCCAAAGGCTTGAACCACAGCGCTCTGGCCCTGGTGGAAGGGGCCTTCCTCGATCCAGCGTTCGGTTTCCTGGAGTTCGAGCCAGGTCAGTCCCTGGAGCTCGGCTTCCAGCTGGGCCGCTGTGATCAGTAGCGCCGGGTTGGGCGGCCCGCCGGTCCCTCGGTTGAGTTGCGCCGGGTTGTAGGCCTCAAGGATCAGGTGCCCTCCAGGTTTGAGCGCTGCAACGGCGCGCCGGTGCACCAGGGCCCGGAGTTCGGGTTCGAGGTGCATCCAGATGGCGACGATCAGGTCGACGCTCTCGGGCTCGGGGCTGAAGTCTCGCAGGTCCCCGCAGCGGCAGTGCAGCGTCACTCCCTGGGTCTCGGCGAGCTGTTGGGCCATTTCCAGGCCGACGGGGCTGAGGTCTTGGGCGGTGACGCGGTGCCCCTGTTTGGCCAGGTGGACGGCGTTTCGCCCTCCCCCTTCCGCCAGGCAGAGGGCGTCTCCAGGGGAGAGGGAGGCCGCCTTGGCTCTCAGGAAGTCGTTGGGCTCTGTGCCGTAGGCGTAGTGGCTCTCGCGGAAGCGCTGATCCCAGAACTCCTGATTCATTGGCGAGGCCAGGCATAATGCGTTTATCGTCATACAGCATTGCAATGGGCGCCGCAGGTGCAATGCCCTCCCAGGAGTTGCTGGAGGAGTACAGCCAGTTCTTTCGGCTGCTGAGTGAGCCGGCGCGGCTGCAGCTGCTCTGCCATCTCAAGCAGGGGCCCATTGATGTCGCGGCCTTGATTGAGGCCACCGGTTTTTCCCAGTCCCACATCAGCCGGCAGCTCGGTCAGTTGCAGCGCGCGGGTCTGGTCCGCTGTGAGCGTGAGGGGACTCGAACGATCTGGCAGGCGGAGGGCGATTTGGTCGATGACCTGTGCGCCTTGGTTCAAAACCGTCTCAAGCAACGACTTCAGGCCCAGCTGGATCAGCTCCAGTCGGCCTGAGAGTTGCGTTTTCTGTTCTCAATGCTTAAGCGCCCCTTGATTTCTGTTTGATCAGCGGTAATCGGCGTAGGTTGGTTTTCTTCGGTTAAAGGGGCGATGCAGGTCACGCACCGGTCTGAGGACAACGTCCAGATCACGATGAGCCGCGAAGAAGTCGCGATGCTTGTCGATCTCTGCCACGCGGCAGCCTTCTCAGACTTGCTGCCGCAGCGGCGTGAGTCCCAGGTTCGGGTTCAGCGTTTCGTCTGGGATGTGCAGAACACCCTGTTTGATGCCGCCCAGTCGGTCTGGCAGGCCAAGCGTCACCTGACCATGCCGGTGAGCTCCGCGCGCCGCCGCTCGTCCGTCGCGGCCTAAGCCCTAGAGCTGCTTCATCAGTTGTGTGGCCAGGTCTTCGGCACTCAATAGAGCACCCTCGATCCGGCCAAAGCCGTCCCCAGCGAGGCTGTCCCCGCAGAAGCCGATGGCACTTTCCGGGCAGCAGCTGTGGCCGGGGTCCAGTCCTGGAGCCAGCGGGAAGGCGGCTCCCCAACGCATCAGTTGCCTTGGTGCGTCACCCAGGGTTTGTCCGCTGAGATCCGTCAGGGCCTGGGTCAGGGCATCTAGCACCCGCCTTTCATCCGAGGGATCCGGCTTGGCGCCGAGCAGTTGAGCGGCCGATGAGCGCGATCCGTAGACATGGAGATGGGCCGCGGCGAAGGCGGGACTGGATTCAGCGACCACGGCACAGCGCCCGCCGGCCAGGGGTTGGATGCTGATGCGTCGCAGTCCCCAACGCTCCTGGGCCGAGGGGGTGCATTGCAGAACTTGCCAGGGCAGTGCCAACCAGGCGCTGGCCTGCTCCGGCGGAAGGGTTAGCAACAGATTGCAGCTGGCCTGGCCCTCGATCGAAGCCAGCTGGGCCTGCGCAGCGTTGAGCTGGGGATCAGCCAGGCTTTCGGCTGCCTGCTCTAGCGGAATACCGTCCCAGCCAAAGACCTGCTGACAGCGGGGATGGGCCAGCAGTGTTCCGCTGAGGACCAGCCAGCGGGCCTCGACCAAGGCTTCCCCGCTGCTGTTTTCCAAAGTCCAGCGCAGACCGGTTTTGGAGCGTTCGGGCCTCAGGTGGCGCACAAGGGTTCCAAAGCGCCTGCTCAGGACTCCGCCCTCTGCCTCGGCCAGCTCCAGCAGTCCAGCGGCGAGGGCATCCATTCCTCCGCGGCCCTGCCAGAGCTGCCCGTCGCTGAAGCCATCGTCAATGGCAGGGCCCAGTGACCGTTGCCCATCGAGGCTCTGAATGGATCCGCGGAAGGGGCTGATGACCTCCCGTTGCTCGAGTGCCTGAAGCAGCTCTGGCGGCGTCTGGGCTCGGATGTTGAAGAGCGGGGCCCCATGGTTGATCCGTAGGTCCGGGTCTTGGCGCGAGTAGCGGGTGGCCGCTCGGCCCGCGGGACCGCGCCCGATTTCCAGGAGTTCCATGGATCCGCGCCAGCCGCGCCGGCGCAGCGAGGCCGCCAGCGCACAGCCCGAGACTCCTGCGCCGACGATGGCGAGATCAGTGCGCGGGAGCGAGGAGGGCAACGGAATCGACCAGAGCCTGACCATGCTGGGTCTTTGCTTGGGCTGTCGTGGCGGAAGGGATTGATCAATCCATCACGGCCGAGGCGTTGCTTGCCCTCGAGGGGCGAGCCCGATCGGAGGGAACGGGCCTTGAGGCCGCTGATCTGGTCGGTTGCTGGCAGTTGGAGCAGGTCTGGCCGAAGGGGCGACTCCAGGCGTCCCAGTTCTCAGGGGTGCTGTTGCGGGGACTGGCGGCTCAGCTGGAGATCCGCGAGGAGGCCGGCGCGTTGCAGCTGCGCAACAGCGTGCGGCTGGGCGCCGTTGAACTGTTTTTTGAAGGTCCTGGAGCCCTCAAGGGGCGCCGTCCTCTGCTGCAGTTCCAATTTCTGCGGATGGGTTTGAGGGTCGCTGGGCGGCAGTGGTGGGAGCGTGCCTTGCCGGCTCCGGCTCCCCAGCGGACGCCGTTCTTTGCCTTGATTGGCCGCGATGCCTCCGGTTGGCTGGCGGCTCGAGGGCGTGGGGGTGGCCTGGCCCAGTGGCGGCTTCCTGGTCAACATGGGCTGAGTTGAACGGTCCTTGGCTCGATGGGGTGCCCCCGCTGCGGCAGTTGGTCGGTGAAATCCGACCGAAGCTTGGGAGGCCGGATGGTCTGCGGGAGGTGTGGCACGCCCCTCGATGGCGTCGCCCAGCGGGGACGGGGGCCAATGCCCAGGCTCTCGGGCATGTCCCGTCAACCCTGGCGCGTTGGCTTGATCGCCCTGGTTGCCTTGGCGGCGTTCTTCGCCGCCTGGAATCCCCGCGCTCCGATCCAGCAGCAACGCACTCCTGCTTCCCAGGGGTTCCTCTGACCGGGCAGGGTGGAGGCGCTGTCGCTTCTGCGTCTCATGGCTGATGCCCCCTATTTGATCGTTCTGGCTTTGCTGGAGCAGGGCGGGCAGCGGGCGATGCCCCTGCAGGGCAAGTCGCTGCGCGAGGCCCTGCCCGCTGGGGCTGATCCCGGTGAGGTCGGACGTGAGCAGGCGCTGGATCTCTTGGTGCGGGTCTGGCAGCGCAGCGACCAGGGCGAGTTGCGTCGCGCAGCTGGAGAACGGAGTCTGCTGCTGGTCACGGTGCCGATTGAGTCCCTGCAGGACCAGCTCCCGGCGTTGAAGGCCCAATGGCTCAACGACGGCGACACCGCGGCCCTGATCGCCGCATTGCAGGATCTCGGCAGTGGGCTTTGGTCGCTGACCATGGAGCACCGTCAGCCTTTGGCCTATCAGGCGCTGGCTTGAACTGAACGCTGGAGTTAAGGGCGCAAGAGAAAGCCCCCAGTCGGGTAGCGGCTGGGGGCTTGTTGTCTTGATGGGTTGGTTTTAGAGGCCGAGCCCACCGAGGGGTTGGATGCGCTTGAGGGGGATGTTGCGGTGGACCTTGAGGTTGGAGGACTTGTGTAGGCCCTGGATGGTGCGGTTGACCTTGATGTTGGAGAGTCCGCGGAGGCGATCGCCGCTGATAGAGGGAGATTGCTTGCCGGGGAAGTTTGGAATGCCTGGCAGTTTGGGGTAGACGGTGGATTTGGGGAGGTTGGGGAGTTTGACGCCGGGACGTGTACCGACGTTTCCAGGACGTTTGCCAGGGCGCTTGCCGGGGCCTTTGCCGCGAAGGGGCTGTCCATCTAGGCACAAGCCCCCACATTCTTCGTAACCATGGCCGTGGTCGTAGTCATGGCCGCGGTTCATGGAGCCTTCAATGACGCCACCGAGGATGCCGCCGACCACGCCACCGAGGAAGGCTTCTCCCGAGGAGGAGGACTGAACGGGAACGGGTTGGGTGGTGTAGACGACGTTGAGGTTGGGGTTGTGTTGTCCTTGGACCATGGCCTCTGCACTGGCGAGGCAGGCGAGATCAAGGCTGGTCATGTCGATGGCTGACTTGATGAGCAGCTCACCGGTTTGCCGAGAGAAGCAGTCGTAATCGAGGGAAGCGGCTTGAGCGTTGGTGGTGATGGCCAGGAGGGAGGAGCCGGCAAGGGCAGCGGCGGTGATGCCAGTGAAGCCTTGACGGAAGAAGGAGAGGGAAGTCATGGGAGGAGCGTGTGAGGAGTGAGGAGAGGGGGATGTGTTCCCCGCTGATCACAAGCTCGCCCGGTTGGGAGGAGAAGTTGTTGAGGGACGCCACGACCTGAGGTGACGTTGGTCTCAATTTGCGACGGCTAAAGAAATAGGGGGCTTGAGGGTGGACTGAGAGGGCCTGAAAGGGGCGATGTGAGCAAGGTCACAGGCGGGCTTGATGGAGGTCCGGCGGCGGCTTTTTTCTTCTGGAAAAGTGAATTCATCGAGGCCAATCGGCCTTTGTTGTTCCCTCTCTGACTCCTGTGATG encodes:
- a CDS encoding ferritin, translating into MTQSIARGPAGRAVAQPMAPDLLGALQEHLTMERQASAAYWALAIWFAERGLRGFSSFLKQESSEEQHHAGLFADYLIARGQAVTLEPLTAPRQSWTSVEEVFQGIFQMEAEVTTSLHQLYAMAERSGDVRTTVFLDPLVQSQIDSENQAAHLLDRISFSHSDPAALLVIDGELTAGQSAPASVA
- a CDS encoding extracellular solute-binding protein; translated protein: MLFDSVLAFQRLRSFIAPERLAAAALLGVTAGAAVLTSLAKANSQEIGVYSGRHYNTDKALYKQFTQKTGIKVRLLEAKDDALIERIKREGSNSPADVLVLADAARLDKAAGAGLFRPSRSVSLSRDVPANLRDSKGLWFGLTRRVRVVVVNPKAVNPGSIRTYADLANPALKGKLCLRNRKSVYNQSLVADQMILRGDQQAAAWVKAMTANVTQPYFSSDTPLIRAVANGQCGVGLVNSYYVARMLAGGNGSSDQKLADRVKVLFPNPAHVNITGAGVVKTAKNPEAALKLIEFLASPSGGRGYAEANNEYPLRGFGNNAVLKRLGTFKADGVSAQQMGAKNKAAVALMQSSGWR
- a CDS encoding sulfite exporter TauE/SafE family protein, which encodes MISLILLGLGGGLIGFLLSVLGAGGSILLLPLLVSGAALPTKEAVPLSLIVVMILALANLGPYLRRGQFAPRPALLLGLPALAGSWIGGSWVKAGLIPEAVQLSVFAAAAVLASWLLLRPAPAGGRAASEALLLPQGLLVGLLTGIAGVGGGFAIVPALVLLAGLPMALASGTSLLLIAVNGLVALAALGHWPQASLPLLIPLLAGGAAGAVAGQWLAPHLSDRHLRRGFSLLLIASAVLTGAEAWKRQPAGESPRADLIRPGS
- a CDS encoding rhodanese-like domain-containing protein, with amino-acid sequence MTHTQPISAHDLADQLAAKRISVIDVREPMEFASGHIAGSLNVPLNRLLQADLPQGPLVLVCQSGNRSNRALGQLMAQGHPHPLSELQGGLPTWQGAGFPVRKLKNAPLPLMRQVQIAAGSLVLLGLILSNTVAPGWIALTWFVGAGLTFAGVSGFCGMARLLAVMPWNRVSL
- a CDS encoding iron ABC transporter permease; this translates as MARGQLPQRSLLGAGVLLICAAALAPVLGLAWFALSGGGIESWGLGDEGPVQVRNTLALVLLVGGLAAALGTGTGWLTARCDFPGRRWLRVAQLLPLATPSYLLAATLIDLGSRFGQRIHGFNPTLAVMVLSTYSYVFLLSTESFSVSGKRQLEACRSLGVGPWGSFWRVALPMALPSIGAGVALTGMEVVNELGAVQLLGVPTLSSGILMRWQQEGDPQAAVALALMALVIVGLLVGAERTLRRRSRCWTISGGGEPEQRWRLQGHQRWLSQLFCLAPPLLSLGLPLVWALLSWDQLQSEDSAELLELGLRSFGLALVAAVLTVVVSLVLSIAKRWIPNAGIRRLSFAAGLGYAIPGTVLALALMLIGGPLALAPLLLLVWGYVDRFLAVSKGGLDAALERIPPSIDEAATSLGQSWGGVLQRIHLPLLRGPLLMGSLLVFVDTVKELPLTFALRPFDFDTLAVRVYQYASDERVGAALIPALLILSMGLIAAAALIPSLDRLEQR
- a CDS encoding Crp/Fnr family transcriptional regulator; translation: MSFRFLPDAPASAVRMPVGQTVLLDPALHAGGSCIEVLEGMARVYCPCEETEGMTLAFLQPGDQLRTDRLCSEGVCVEALTPLVFSSDAKAVGAGGFDPVNEWTLQLLRIRHLGTAEQRLHALLSLLVHRLGRRCGDWCDLPFRLTHDRIGELIGATRVTTTRMISKFRQAELLEAPLGEAGFRLAPALVDSAPLAGGF
- a CDS encoding metallophosphoesterase, which translates into the protein MHRRALLLLMAGAATATVAAGHSWAQVASPPPLSTTRFLAVGDVGSGNVHQRAVGTQMAAVHRRKPVDLVLLAGDNIYPSGDIRKVQSTFLGPYAELLAAKVPFHAVLGNHDIRTANGDPQVAYKPYGMKGRFYSVRRGEVEFFMLDTNGNAPWTSQLSWLRSALAKSQAPWKVVVGHHPIYSSGLYGNNPGLRGKLSSLMQRHGVQLYINGHEHHYERSKPIDGITYLIVGGGGAYLRPVIAKPQSAKAVSVYSFAELEAGPNSLTVRAWDRDGKLIDQGVVARR